The Salvelinus namaycush isolate Seneca chromosome 26, SaNama_1.0, whole genome shotgun sequence genomic sequence TGTTCAgtgcacacactctctctctctcactctctcgttctttctttctGACTCTCTCTAATGAACCCACAGAGTGCAGGTGtaattaaaaaatatacatacactaccattcaaaagtttggggtcatttagaaatgtccttgttctttaaagaaaagcacatttttgtccattaaaataacatcagattgatcagaaatacagtgtagacattgttaatgttgtatatgactattgtagctggaaacggatgattgtacgcctatgtagatattccataaacagaggcccattatcagcaaccattactcctgtgttccaatggcacgttgtgttagctaatccaagtttatcattttaaaaggctaattgatcattagaaaacccttttgcaattatgttagcacacctgaaaactgttgttctgattaaagaagcaataaaactggccttctttagactagttgagtatctggagcattagaatttgtgttcgattacaggctcaaaatggccagaaaaaaagactttcttctgaaactcgtcagtctattcttgttctgagaaatgaaggcaagaaattgccaagaaactgaagatctcgtacaacgctatgcactactcccttcacagaacagcgcaaactggctctaaccagaatagaagtggagtgggagtgggatgccccggtgcacaactgagcaagaggacaagtacattagagtgtctagtttgagaaacagtcctcaactggcagcttcatgaaataatACCTGCAAaccaccagtctcaatgtcaacagtgaagaggggactccgggatgctggccttctaggcagagttgcaaagaaaaagtcatATTTCAGACTGgacaatacaaataaaaaagattaagatgggcaaaagaacacagacactggacagaggaactctgcctagaaggccagtatcccgttgtcgcctcttcactgttgacgttgagactggtgtttgtgggtttatttaatgaagctgccagttgaggagttgtgaggcgtctgtttcaatttgatgttattttaatggacaaaaaatgtgcttttctttcaaaaacaaggacatttctaagtgaccgcaaacgtttgaatggtagtgtatgtccACCATTCATAAcagcgcgcgcacacacatacacacgcgcacgtgcacacacacacacacacccacacacacacattatagtaGGGGAGTGTCATCGGCTTACTAGGTTATTGGTTTTTAAAACTTGTTATTGTGGAGCTTTCAACTTTGACTCACTAGTTTTGAATTCCTTTGCATTCTTTTTTTATATCCCTGTGACATGCCTCAATTGCAAAATACAATTTGAACTTCCTGAAATTATTCATACTAGGATAGACAATTAGCACGTCAGTGATGGATATCAACATTACGCGTTAGATTTTTTtcttattttcatatctgatcatgTTGCCtataattttttttgtgtgtgtaagtAGTTCAGGGATGTTACTGGTGATTTCTGTGATTAGCTCATCCACCAGTGTGTTGTGAAAAAAAGTGATTCTTTGCTGTGGGCTGATTTGGGTATATCTCTATACACAATTATTCCTACAAGAAAAACTAAATGATGCTTATACTTCCATAATGCTTTCTATTGCTGATAGATTTGTAAATGTAGGTGACTCAACACAAATAACTATTTTCCCCTAAAAATGCTATGGCAAATGCCTAAGAGATTATACAAAGCTCCAAGTAAGCACACAAATCAACACAGAAGTACAGAAGATTCTGAAATAGGACATGGTTTATTGAACACTACAAAGCATGTTTGACATGGGCATGAGTGATCAGCTCGGACATCCTGCAAACCTGTTTATACAGCTTCGTAAAAAACTCctggtataataataatattaataataatacaattattttTATGAGACAACATTACTATCAACTCTTCCACCTTTCAGTAGACTCATATTTGACTGACTAATGCTACTGAAATGGTTGTAAGATTTGTCTTCTGCATACATCAGTCCCAAGTCAGCAGTCAACCGTTTTACATCATCAACGGATTATGTATTATGCTTATGTTTTGCAGTAGtgacattttattattttcttaAAGGCACTTTGGAAGTCTTTGTTGAAATATGCGTAAATGATGGGGTTCAGTAGAGAGTTGGAGTACCCGAGCCAGTTAATGACGTCCTCGAGCCACTTTGGCATTTGGCACGACTGGCAAAAGGGCATTACCAGGGCGACAATAAAGAAAGGCAACCAGCAAAAGATAAAAGTGCCCATAATTATACCCAGCGTCTTCACGGTCTTGCGCTCTCTGGCCATGGCCATCTTTCTCTTTGCCTCCATGTTCTTATCTTGTCTGCTCTCAAAGAGCGGCTCGGAATTGGGGTTGTTGGGGAGTGGCAGGTTGTTTTTTGAGTTGCTGTGAACCTCGATGATCTCCAACAACTCGCCGTGCTTGACCGCACCGTTTACGCAGGGGGTTGGTTTGGGCTCCACGCTCCTCTTCCAGCTTTTACTCGGGTCCCCGTTGGTCCTCTTGTGGAAAAGAGCAGGGGACAGTGCCAAACAAGAATCAGACACTTTCTTTTTCTCTGTTTTACGCACTGTTCTCCTGATTCTAAACCTGGCGGCTTTGAATATCCGTCCATATAAGACCAACATGAGTATCAACGGAATGTAGAACGCGCCGAATGTCGAGTAGATTGTGTACCAGGGGTCTCGACTTATCATGCACTGCTCGGGATTAGCTATGTCCTCCGCTTTACTACTCGGCTGGGAACGCATGATCAACATGGGTGGAACAGAGATGGAAAACCCGACAAACCAAGTGACACTGATCAGAACCGCCGCTCTTCTGGGCGTCCTCTTCTTCATATACTCTATAGGTTCGGTAATGGCCCAGTACCTGTCCAAGGCGATGGCGCAAAGGTGCAGTATAGATGATGTACAACATAACACATCTAAAGAGATGAAAATGTCACATGGTACCTGTCCGAGAGTCCACCTGTTTAAGACTTGGTAAAGGGCCGCCATGGGTAACACCAGAACCGATACCATCAGATCAGTCACGGCCAGAGACCCGATCAGATAGTTCCCTACATTCTGAAGATTTCTCTCCATGGCGATAGCTGCAACCACACACGCGTTCCCAAATACGGCACAGAGGATAAGCACGGCAAGAAGAAAGGACGTGACGATTTGGGAACTTAGTTTCACCTCTGCATCAGCTGTCGAGGTTTCGTTTTGAAAATCAAATGGAAACCATGCGGCCGTCGTGTTGTTGCTTTCCTCCATGTTGATGAAAAAGGAAGCGCTCCTCAGTTACTACGTGTCAGTTCCAGTGCGCAACAGAGCTCCATCCTTGGAGAGCATTTGGTGATCTGAGTTGGATTCTTTGCGCCCTTCGCATAGCATTGCATACACTCCCTGTGCCGGGGGGTGAAGACTGACGAACCCGTATATTTATACCAGTGATGGAAAATACGTCAGTTGCCTGTGAGGTTGAAATAACGATTTTCTGTGCGCACCAACAGTTGGGCTCTCTCTGAGAGAGTGCGGGCAGTGAGATTCAGGAGCTATCAGCACTAGGACATTACCAACAGGTTTTGATAGAACAGCAATGACAGTGAATTGGCATGGAatatcccccctccccccaaacacacaccaatTTGAAAGGTTTATGTATTTATTATTCACAATGTTTTGTCAAGAGCAATAGCAATTATTCTCGAAAACCACAGCTTGAACGGAAACAGTAGGCTACATATGCCTATCCTTTCTCAATgctgaaaataataaaaaacgaATCTGCCATTGCTGTTCTTGCTTCAAAATAAAGATGTTGAATGTATATAAGTTTCCCCTCAGATCAGAGAGGAAACTTCTATACACCTCGATGTGAGCAACAGGGCTGATGCTGCCACCTGGCGTAGGCCTAGATGGCAGCGTGGATGACTTGTTTAGTATGGTACatatttttcttctttttttgttAGTATGGTGCATCTGACTCTCCGTAACTACAAGCAATGACGTAATTGTCCTCTAACTTTCTGTAGTCCACCAAATTCTTCTTCAATTAATATGTAAATTCCTCGTTTTGAGGGAATGCAAAGGAATTTGGAAATTCCAGGTAAGATATTTTATGTCTTAAGTATGGCCATTGTTTGAAATACCATCGTCATAAACATTTGCATGGAAATGATTTGGCTACATTTACAAATTTTGGGCTATCAACTCAATCGCCGCCCGAGACTAACGTTAGgggtattttgttgttgttttggtttttgcTTGCTGGATTTAACGTTAGCTCACTGGATAGTTTTGTCATTGGCTATCCCTATAATATAAATAGTACGCCAAATTCATATTAATACACATTTACGAATatccaaatgtaaatgtttatttttaatatcaTGATTTTGTCGTACTATTTATAGCGCTATAGGATCATGGCCCTGCATGGTCTGAATAATTGAACTGGATCATCATCATGGTAGCTAGCTACCAAGTTAAATAGAGTAGATAGGCTACTGTTTCTTAATTTAAGTTTTGTCACTTATGCTAAAATGTAGGCTATTGTGTTTACGaatatagctagctatctacattgAGATCAGGCcattgtgatggtcactccaataccttaactttgctgtccttaagccattttgccacaactttggaagtatgcttggggtcattgccaatttggaagacccatttgtgaccaagctttaacttcctgactgatgtcttgagatgttgcttcaatatatccacctaattttccttcctcatgaagccatctattttgtgaagtgcaccagtccctcctgcagcaaagcacccccacaacatgatgctgccacccccgtgcttcatggttgggatggtgttcttcgacttgcaagcctccccctttttcctccatacataacgatgttcattatagccaaacagttctatttttgtttcatcagaccagagggaatttctccaaaaagtatgatctttgtccccatgtgcagctgcaaactgtagtctggcttttttaagatggttttggagcagtggcttcttccttgctgagcagcctttcaggtaatgtcgatataggactcgttttacagatacttttgtacctgtttcctccagcatcttcacaaggtcctttgctgttgttctgatattgatttgcacatttcgcaccacaatacgttcatctctaggacacagaacacgtctccttcctgagtggtatgacagctctgtggtcccatggtgtttatagttgcttactattgtttgtacagatgatcgcggtaccttcaggcgtttggaaattgctcccaaggatgaaccagacctgtggaggtctaaaaGAAAATTCTGAGGtatttgctgatttcttttgattttcccaagcaaagaggcactgaatttgaaggtaggccttaaaatacatccacaggtacacctccaattgactcaaatgatgtcaattagcctatcagaagcttctaaagccatgacataatttcctggaattttccaagctgttttaaaggcacagtcaacatcgtgtatgtaaacttctggcccactggaattgtgatacagggaattaaagtgaaataatctgtctgtaaacagttgttggaaaaattacttgtgtcatgcacaaagtagatgtcctaaccgacttgccaaaactatagtttgttaacaagaaaattgtggagtggttgaaaaacgagttttaatgactccaaccttagtgtatgttaacttccgacttcaactgtaacaggctgactacaccgctcgggTCGCTGCGcgagtgttgcaaaataaatgtagaaatctatgttattcaattattgcacccacaatGCTTgcgtgcgccaacgagcgtctgcttTGCCAAAGGCTAAAATAGAAATCacttctatttctgacgcagatcgcgctgcaagtcctgcctctcccatctccttatTGGTTTTTAGAaacaggtacccacgtgccatctcattggttatacccacgtgggtgactgaaagacgaacgaggtcagtggcggtaatggacctaatttatgaaagttgccaatcgcaatataaattCAACAGAAGAAAAGGCCTGtaaggaagagagatgactagaaacgatgtGTGGATTAtttggcggagtagaggaccttgtgcatttcaggtaaaataacaactcaatgtttatatcccaggacaaattagctagcaacagcaagctagctaaattggacaaattagctagcaagtgcaagctaactagctaaattgccataaatgtttaatgcttttcgacctgtctccaaattaatataattggttcagagtttgtttgatattttaacctgcgtgttgtgatcgcgtttggtgtgagGGGACAAAATAAATATATGTACGATGGTGCACGCGTGCAGCCGGTTTGGAT encodes the following:
- the LOC120020983 gene encoding 5-hydroxytryptamine receptor 1A-beta-like, which translates into the protein MEESNNTTAAWFPFDFQNETSTADAEVKLSSQIVTSFLLAVLILCAVFGNACVVAAIAMERNLQNVGNYLIGSLAVTDLMVSVLVLPMAALYQVLNRWTLGQVPCDIFISLDVLCCTSSILHLCAIALDRYWAITEPIEYMKKRTPRRAAVLISVTWFVGFSISVPPMLIMRSQPSSKAEDIANPEQCMISRDPWYTIYSTFGAFYIPLILMLVLYGRIFKAARFRIRRTVRKTEKKKVSDSCLALSPALFHKRTNGDPSKSWKRSVEPKPTPCVNGAVKHGELLEIIEVHSNSKNNLPLPNNPNSEPLFESRQDKNMEAKRKMAMARERKTVKTLGIIMGTFIFCWLPFFIVALVMPFCQSCQMPKWLEDVINWLGYSNSLLNPIIYAYFNKDFQSAFKKIIKCHYCKT